In Silene latifolia isolate original U9 population chromosome 6, ASM4854445v1, whole genome shotgun sequence, the genomic window ACTTAATTATAAACGTGCTTATTTCATTACGGTAAATATGTATGGGTAATAATGTAAGCCCCCTAGTATCAGGATGATTGACGATATATATGTTATTACACGGATTTTGAATAAAGTAACATTATTTGGAACCCGTGTATATAATAGGTCGGTATGTCGTGATAAAGTCTTTAAAATAAATAATACGACCTCTTTATTTTGATGTTTTCATAAATTATTAAAATTTGATTTGCATATTTGGCTGATCATTCAtttgatgttgcatatttttaaaAATGATCATCGATTCACTTACCTGTTGTTTTCTTTTATATACTTGTAATTCTATACTTGTATATGACTTTTAACAACAGATTCTGTTAGAAGACCGACTCTTCCCGTGGACTTAGGCTTGGATTTTGAAGACGGGATTGGCTAGCCGCTTATCATATATCAATAATGTGTTGTAATTGACTAAGTTAAGATACTGTTGAACACTTATGTAATATTTTGAATTAGTTAACCAGTTAATGACTCGGATATGTATTTTGTCTTCCGCTGTTTCCTATTTTAGACTTTATTATTAAGTCTGGAAAAATCCGGGTTATTGATTTACATGTATTGCAAGGAAGGAAACATAAGGAAGGAGATTGGTTGTCGAAACAAGGGGTTATATACTTGTGTGCCTGATTATATAACTTATATACTTATAGTACCTTGCTTTGTCGGTTGTTGAAGTGTAAGTGTAATCAGAGGCGAGCCCAGGATTTCTAATTCGGTGTAGCAAAATATATACTCAAGGTAAAGTGTATAGATAATTAGTGTGAAAGTAGTAAATATTGGTGTAGCAAATCACgaaattctaacctaatttttcgccTTTGGTGTAGCGTCGGCTACACCAAAGTCTATAATGGCCTCGCCCCTGAGTGTAATTAGTTGTTTCCCGACCTTATATCACACAACATGTAAGCATAAATGTAGATACAGACTCTCAAATATCCATTTTTTAAGTTTAGTATTTCTTAATCCAGGTTTACACATTTGGCTATTTGGTTATATTGCTTTAATTTGTAACTTGTGGGGACAATTTTTACATTGTGTTGGTAAATAATTTAGTGCACATTTATAGAATCCCACCAactatatgtatttttttttattatgtataCACTTATCTATATAGAAAAAATAGCATATTCTCATTTACTTAGTTTAGCAGATTGTATGTAAAGATAACTCATGATGGCTAAAAGTGCAAGGTAAGTGCATTCAACAGCTTATTGCCAAGTATTAGTCTCTCACAAATGTTTGTTATCAAGTAAAGCACTCACCAATAAATTGGAGAGTCTTTATATGACTAAAACACTCACCAATAAATTGTTATTGAAACAACATTTGTTTGGCCTCAGAATGCAACACTTCGGGATCATCTAGATAAGCTTAACTCTTTTTTACTAGATCTACGTAATTTAGATGTTAAGATAGAAGATGAGGACGCTGCGCTTATTTTGTTAGTTGATTTACCGTTATTATATGAGAACTTTGTAGAGTCACTTGTGGTGGGTAAGGAGATTATGACCCTAGAGGAGGTGAAATCTCGCTTCACACTAGGGAGTTACGCCATAAGGCAACTAATGTTGTGGTAGATAATCAGGCTTTGGGATTGGTTGTTAAAGCTGAAAAGGAAACGGTTCAGACTGGagggaaaaaaaaaatcttataggcctaagtcaaagggaccaagttcTAGTGATTATTGCCATAATTGTGGCGAAAAGGGTAATTGGAACTTAGAATGTCCTAAGCCAAAGAAGGGAAATTTTGCTTCTTATGCAGCAGCACAATAATCAAAAAGTGATTACGACTCTGAGGATGATCTAGCATTGGTGGTCCAAGAAAAAAAGCATATAGGTCATAGATGGGTTCTTGATAGTGGATGCACATCTCAAATGTATTCTAAACGGGGGATGTTTCTGACATATAGTCATCATAGGAGCACTGTTACAATGGGTGATGGAGCGGTTTGTGAGGCTGTTGGAGTAGGCTCCGTGAAGTTTTTAATGCATGATGGAAAGGTTAGATATCTCAAGGGTGTAAGCCATGTTCCACAACTTAAGAGTAATCTTATTTCTCTTGGAATGTTAGACCGGGGGGGTTTTCGATTTCAACGAAAAGGTGGAGTATTAAGTGTGTGCAAGGGTCCATCGGAGTTGCTTCGTGGTGTGAAGTCAAGTGTAGGTAACTTGTATCTTTTACAAGGTAAGGCATTGACTAGGGGGATGTCACCATCTAATCATTATGGTAATGTAGAGGTGAATCATACTAGGCCTATTGGTCTAGAGGGGTTGAATCTTGCTTCTGATTTGATAATTGATGATGTCAAAAGTGAGATGGAGCGTGCCAAGGCTCTAGTGGTCCATGGATCAAGATCAGCAAGAAGAAGTTCAACAACCGGATTCAAGAGTTCGTCTTGTGTTGAGGATGATTGTGTCAATGGGAAGGTGGAGTTAGGGGATACtcctaaaggtcgggttgataAAACAGATCGTCAAGAAGAACAATAAAGAGTCTTTCAGTTACGGAGTGGTATGATAAGGTTTGGAAATTTCGAGCCTTGTATACTAAAAGGTAGTTATTTTGTCTCGAGCAACAAGTCTAAGCCAGCAGATGTTGAATTGAGAGGTGATTTTATGTGGAGTCACCAGTTAGCTAGCGCGTCCTGGTGAGGGCGCGGAATCACCCCGGCGAGGGTGTGAGTGCTCCAACGCGAGCACATGTAAGGAGCCCCGACGGGGGCATCCATGCTTCGGCGTAGGCATTAGACTCCGGCGTGGGTCAGGTTCTGTTTATAGTGTAGCTCATCTTGGCTAAGGTGGAGCTAGCACGGTGTCTCATGGTTTGAGATTGGTATCGGCAATCATAGTGTGACTATGGTGGAGGGCTCAGTTGACTGGAAGTTGTTCGTAGATCCGACTGtccgagtcaaggtggagattgttaAAATGTGGCTGGTCCAAGTCGTATTCGGTTTTGGGTATGAGAGAGTGAGATTTAAAGATAAAAATAAACTAAGGAGAAAATGGCAAGTAATGTCCGTGGAAGAGCACTAATTCAGGCGAGTCGTGTGTAATTGTGTGCGGGTCACATGCGTTGATGATCAGTTTGTACGTTGAGTTCAAGTCTTTTCTACGTGAAGTTGGCTTGCTatattgtttattttattattggAAAGTTAGTGGAGATCCTTGGAAATTTCCTATCTTTATATTAGTCTTTGATTAAGACTTGGATtttcttagtttaattagtttaggtATATAGTTTTGGGTAGAATAACACTATATGAAAACCCGACtatattctaggttaattaagagagagaaAGGTAGAAAACTTGGTGAGGCAAGTTTGGCAGCTAGCTCGTttttgtaatctgtaattctctcCCTACATAGTGAAATATTTCCATGTCCCTTGTGGACGTAGCTATCATATTATTGATAGTGAAGCACGTAAATTCTTGTGTTctttattttgctgttatttttGCATCGTCTCAACACGCTTCCGCGTATAACGTATGTAATCAGCTTCACATTCTTTTAATTTTTCATCCAAAAAGAAAAAATATAATGTTGACAGATTTACTCAACAAAAATAACAAAGTAATTTTATtgatatacggagtattacattacaTGGACAATAAATATGAGACAGTCAACTCACAAGTGTtcagcacaaaaaaaaaaaaaaaatagtacgtACGATCATACAAAGGAACGTAGAAAAGATGAGATACAGTCAACTGTGGAAGTCACACTAGCAAATATATGACATACAGTAGTTTATTtgcaaacattaataataataataggcgTCAAGCTCCTTGTTGATCGAACTGATTCTCCAAAAAGCCACCAAGAAACGACGAGACCTTATATTTCAGGGAGTTAATCAATCTCCAAGCGAACTGGGCGCAACCGGACTGGCATCAAATCCTTGAGAAATAAAAGCAAGCAACCGTAGTTCGTTAGTTAGGTTCGATTATGAAACAGGAAACATtatttacgaaaaaaaaaaaaaagtaggaaAGTAAAGATACCAGGGCATAAGGAATCAAAAGAGCCATCGATGGAACATTGACTGAAGATTGAGGCGACGGCTTCTTCAAAGGTGGGAGTATCAGCATAAGCAGTGAAAAGGATGATACAAAAGCAGGTGGTGTCGTTCTCGGCCGCGGTGTTAATTTCATTGCAACATTTTGCAGCCTGGGCATCCGTTTCAACTCCTTTGCAATCATCCCGGATGTTCTCCACAGTCATCGAGCATGCTTGTGCATTTGATGGCGTTATATGAATGAATATCACCACCATTATCATCAACCCCATTATTATGTTCATTGTTttcatgtttttatttatttacttgAATTTCGTAATGACTTTGTGTGTTATTATGTTATGAAGCTTGGTAATGGTACTTTGAAGTTAGATTATCATCTTATTTATACACTTCCCAGTAAGAATTAATCAAACATCATGCACCTTGCGTTTGTTTATTTCTATCGAAGATCCATTCTTCATTTCGGTAATTAGAATTTGTCATCCCATCACTATATATCATATATGTATGTACGTATGCATCAGGGCCTCTTCTTCACTGATTTTTTCTTCATATAACTTTTTCTTCGTTGCATACTTAGACACGCTCACACGCTACATTGGTTAATCACCTTTTGATACTCATAAGTCATAACCTAAGTACGAAATCTTACTATATCAATAATTATCTTTACATTTAGACAAATGAACAACAAATAGTTATCTTTCATTGCTTCCGAATGATGCTGTGTTGATGACTGATAGTAgtgttttgtgtcggtctaagagggtgattttatcaccctcgtgtcttttaatatgggtctttaagTGTGCTTATCCTAGTATTTGATAATCGGTTATGATGTGGCAACTTATCCTAGTATTTGATAATCTTTAAGCTACATGGTATCAAGTTAAGTCGGTCCTCTCCACCTCTCTCGCATATTTTCTTTGTCGATGATTCCATCTTTTTTTTGATTGACAAAAAGGATGCCTTCAGTCAACTAGATTATATTCTCAAAGGTTTTTGTAAGGCTTCCGGTCAAATGATTAATTATATCAAGTCAGGTATTATTTTCAGTCCTAATACTCCTATTCGTCGTGCATCTGACGAGCTCAAAATTCTAAATATCCGAAATAATAAGGGAATTGGTAAATACTTGGGTATTTCGACTGATTTTGAAAGCTCAAAGAAGGATATTTTTTCAGCGCTTGTTGACGGTGTTAAAAAACGATATCTTCTTGGAATGGAATTTTTTTGTCACTAGCTGGGCGACTTACGCTGATCTCCTCGGTCTTGTCCACCCTTTCTAGTTACTTCCTATCGGTGttcaaaataccggtaagtgtggcaaAGAGAATTAATTCCCTTTTGTCACATTTCTGGTGGGCACGATTGAGATCGTCTAAGACTGTGTAGTGGTGTAATTTTAATTTCCTAAGTTGCCAAGAAGCAGAGGCGGTCTTGGGATTAGGAATGCCACTTGCCTTAATCAGGCGTTACTCGCTAAACAAGCTTGGAAGTTGGTTAGTAACAAGGAAACACTCTTCGGGAAGATCTTTCGGGATAAAGTTCTTCCTCCTTCCTTTGGGCCGGAGAATATGACCACCAAGCAAAATTCAAACCTTTCGTGGGGATGTAGAAGCGTGGCTTTGGGACTCAAACTCATTCTTCCGAACTGTGCCTGGAAAGTGGGTTACCAGTCTAACCTCAGCATCTGGAACACATGTTGGGTGAATGGGGAGACACCTATTTTGAATCCTAGTCTGACTCCGTCGCAAGCCTTGTCTGCTATGAATCTCAAGGTTAAGGATTTAATTATCCTAGTTTCGGGAGAGTGGGACTCGGATCTTATCTATAATATGTTTGGTGATGAATGTAGGTCTAAAATTCTAGCCTTCCCCCTGTGTATTTCATAACCTATTGATAAAATTTATTGGAAGCATTCGACATCAGGAATTTACTCGGTGAAAAGTGGTTATGGGATTGCACTTGGGGATCATTTGAAGAAGACATGAAGAGAAAAGGATTTAGATAGAGCTAGTAGGGTATGTGTTGCTTTCTGTAGGAAGAAGTTATGAAAACTTTATTGGGCCTCAGACGTGGAAAGTCTTGATCTGGAGAATTATTACTAATTCTATCTCGAATGGAACGGCGTTTATGAAAAGAGGCATCAATGTAGACCCCTACTGTCGCTTCTGTTATGGTAATGACTGCCTGAGGACAGTGAATCATCTGTTCCGCGATTGTGCAGTTGTCACACGGATTTGGGCTGCTTCTAGTCTTGGAATACGAACTCGTAACGATAATCATGTGGATATCGGTGATTGGATAGTTAATTGGATTAACTATCTTTCGGGGATTGATAACGGGGACCGGCTGATTATTCACTTACTCGCCATCATTTGGTGCATTTGGTGCAATAGAAACAACCTTGTCTTTAAAGACTACAAGTTTTCTCCGGATGCTCTTTTCAAGATGCAATCACGGACAGCTGCCGATGCGATTGCTGCGACTGAGTCTTCTCTTGGGAAGCCAAGACTTGATGATTAGAGTATACATCTACCGTTTAATGAGGTACGTGAGAAACTTAAGGAGTGCATCCCCATTTATCTGATTGGCACGGACCATGGATGTAATACAATTAGGATGAAAGTGGATGCTGGTTGGAGGAACTCTTTAAGATCAGCAGCGGGTTGGGTTGCGTATGATTCGACTGGCACTGTTATTTATGAAGGTGGTAAAGGGTTCTGGTCTGAATCCGCGTTACAAGCGGAAGCTAAAGGTATCCGTGAAGCACTTCTTTGGGCTAGGACTAATGGTTTTCTTCATTTGGGCGTGTTTTCCGAATGCCTACATATCTTATTCCAGATCAGAGGAGTGGAGAATGAACACCACTTGACTCAAGGAATCCTTCTAGACATCGAAGCTTGCTTTCCTTTGTTTCACTGTCTTAGTTTTAGTTTCATCCCTAGAAACCTTAATTTCGTGGCCCATCGACTATCTAACGGGCCATGGTTATGTAAGACAGGTTTCctttacagctgccaaaaaaaaagttggaaaaaaaagtgaaaaaaataGTATAAATGGTGATGTGGCATCACCAGAAGGCTTTAAAAGTTGTTGCTTTAATATGTAGCAAATTTTtgaaattaatatttttattgtGTTGATTACTTGCTTATCCTATTTAGATCGAAATATTTATGCAAAAACAagttattttaataataatttaacaTTACAAAAATATAACAAGGATAGCCATTCAGACTTTTCTTTCCCGTTTCCTAATCTAATCACGGTGGCTCACCGGCAACGTAATCTCCATTGAAATGGTCATTGTTACCTTGAAATTTCGAGTCGAATATATATTATTGAATGATTCTTTTCGAGTACACGGTATAGCATCAACTCATCATCTTTATATGAACTATTCTAAGTACACAAATACACAACTAGGACTTGTTATTGTTGAAGGGTTCTACATTTCGATGAAATATGTTTGGCAATCATGCAGTATTAGACATTTAGACTGTCTTTCACACCGACATAACATATCAAAAACGGAGTGTAAATGACGTTGTTTTGTTGTATACTTGTATGCGAAGAGCTTTTCAGTGAAGAAACGGTTATAACATATGTCGAAATAAAGAATCCTTCATCAAACATAAACAAAATATAGTTGGTCTTTGATTGTTTCATACTCAACCGTGTACATTACCAGGAGTACAAATCTCACTACAAactaaattacaataataataataataataataataataataataataatatgattacggagtattattaattgaaaattgaaatgaactgatcttaattaatttgaattaaactgaattAATTTCAAAAGGCCAAGGCCTAAAAACCCATTCGCGTATAATAAGCATGCTTAACATGCAATGTTTTCAAGCTTCTTCAATTACTTAAAATGAAGTGTTAAAATGTCTCATTTCGTGTTAGTAGGAAATGACCCGCTTGTACAAGAAACAAATCAGAATTGGAGTTATGTATATGAAGATCGAATCGGCAATACACAATGAAATAATATCCAAAATCAGGAATCCTTCATCAAATCATAAACAAATGCAAGTTGCCtatgattgtttgattgtttcttACTTTGCGGTGTATAAATTTCATGCAATTATGTCTACAAAAATCACTTCAACCTACACATACATACATACTTCTTAAACATATATACACACAAAAAGCAAGAATGGAAAGCATTAGTAAGAAAATGAGCATGATGATTATGGTGTTGGCGGTATCGGTGCTAATATTCATGCCGATAACTCCCTCGTCCGCACAAGATTGCTCGGCAACCGATACAGCGATCCATGATGGTTGCATGAATACAATCACAGATGAGCAAATTCTAACTTGTTGTGGCGCAATTAGTGACGCAATCGCGACGGATACACCATGCCTCTGTCAAATAATAGCCGCTCTTCTTATTGATGATCCCACCTTGGACGTTCAATCTTACTTCAACCTTTGTGTCATCGACACGTCATATGAATCTTTGTGCTCTGgtattgtattcattcatttgattgcttttttttattaaattaattgttattttatttaataatataattaacgTTTGCATAATTGGTTTAATGTACAAGATTTTTTGGCGCCAAGTCCACTT contains:
- the LOC141588738 gene encoding uncharacterized protein LOC141588738, with the translated sequence MKRGINVDPYCRFCYGNDCLRTVNHLFRDCAVVTRIWAASSLGIRTRNDNHVDIGDWIVNWINYLSGIDNGDRLIIHLLAIIWCIWCNRNNLVFKDYKFSPDALFKMQSRTAADAIAATESSLGKPRLDD